From the Geobacter sp. genome, the window CAAGTTTTATTTCGGGTCGAAAGTGAGGGGTGCAGAAAAAAATCGTTCTAGAATGGCACGGGTCGTCTCATGAGGAATTTGATGTATGCATCAATGGTGATTCAGGAGAGAATCAGTGAGGTCTGCGCAGCCCGGTGCTCGGTGGTATCGAAGGGGGGATGATGTCAGGCGGATGGGGATAGGCATCCTGCGGCGGACAGGGGGCTTTCCCAGTGGACGCGGTCTTTGCCTTGCCGTTTGGCCTGGTAGAGGCAATGGTCGGCATGGGCAAGAATCTGGTCGGTGGTGGTGCCGTCGCTAGGGTAGCTGGCAACACCGAGGCTTACGCTGACCGTCTGTACAGCGCTTCTGCCGAGGAGCGGTGTTACTCCCTTACTGATCTTTTCGCGCAGGTTCTCAGCCACCATGAAGGCCCCTTCCAGTCGGGTTTCCGGGAGAACGACGGTAAATTCTTCGCCGCCGTAGCGAAACGAGAAGTCGGCGGCGCGCAGGGAACCGGCCAGGATATTGCCTACCGCTGCCAGAACCTGGTCGCCCTTGGGGTGCCCGTAGGTGTCGTTGAGTTTTTTGAAGTTGTCCACATCGATCATGACGAGGGAGAGTGGCTTCATGTAGCGACGGGCACGGATCAGTTCATGGGGAAAGACCTGCATGAAGTAGCGGTTGTTGTACAGCCCGGTCAGGGCGTCGGTGAGGGCCATCAGCTTAGTCCGGCTGTGGAGGCTCGCATTGTCGATGGCCATGGCGGCAAAGGAGGCGAGGAGTGCAAGAAGGTCAAGCTGCCGATCCTTGAACTGGCGCTCCTTAGTGTCGTAGAGGTACAGAATCCCGACCGGTTTGTTATGGGCTGCCAGCGGGACGCAGACAACGGCCCGGATCCCTTCCCGGCGGAGGATGTCGTCGACCGCTTCGCTGGTGCAGGTTATGTCACTGCGGTAACGGATGCTGAAATCGGACATCGCTTCCTGGGTGAGCCGGTCCCCCTTTCCCTGCAGTGGCCAGCATTCCTGGCGGACCACGTCGCTCGACAAACCGGTGTGAACATGAAGGATCATCCGGTCGCTGCTTTCGTTGTAGACCGCCAGCATGCCGGCCGGCATTCCCGTGAAGCTGCGGGCATTCTCCAGCACTGTCTGGAGAACCTGGTCGATTTCCAGGGTGGAAACGACAGTGCGGGCAACGCCGATGAGGTCGGTGAGATCCTGAATATGGGTTTCGAGCTGTCGCTGCTTTTCTACCATCGGAGGGCGCTCTGCTGGTACTGTTCTGTTGTTGCTCCATCGGGCGGCACATTGGGGAGGATGGCCAGCGTCTCTTCGACGGAGGCGCCGGAAATGAGGAGATGCATGGCGCGGCGACCGAGTTCGGCAATGGTCTCACTGCCGGAGAAAGCGTACGCTTCGGCGAGGATATAGGCTGCAGCACGTGGGTATTTCTGGCGCAGTTCCATGAGTCGAGTCGGCGGCAGACCGCGTTGCTGGTATTCGAGCATGAGGCTTGCCGATTTCTGGCAGGCGGCATAGGTATCTTCAGCGTCGCGCAGTTCCATGAGGCCTGGCAGGTTCTGCCACAAGCTGTGGATCATGGATGAGTTGCTCTGTTCGATTTTTTGTTTGGCCTGGTTCAGGGCAGACTGCCAGGCAGTGGCAGCCTCCTTGATGATGACATGGTTGCTGTGGCCGATGTTCAGGTACCGCTTCGGATCGCAGCCCATCATGCGCAGGTGCTTGGCGGCCAGGGCAGAGAGGGGAGTGAGCTCTTCCAGCGCCACATAGACACTGTTCGACCCTTTGACGATGCAGGCCTTACGGCTTTCCACGTCAACCAGGATCTGATAGTCGCTTTTGGTGAAAATCGGTTTCATGGTGAGCTCTGCCGTTTATGCGGGCCTGTTTCCCGCCCGATGTACTTCTTGATATATCGGCCCCGTGTTGGTGACGGTTAAGCATTTTTTCCGTTATTCGTCAGCACGATGGATGGCAGAATTGCGCAAAATGAAGCAATTGCGCTTGGCTTTCCCGCTGCAGGCTCTTGAGGGGGGCTGGCAATGGCACCCGCACAGATTCAGACCTCTGCGTGTTTGATCCGTTCATGGGGTGGGTGGATTTATGTGCATATGAACAAAATGCTTGACATGGTGGCGCCAGCGCAAGTATTGTGCATATGCAAATAATAAATCCAGGGGAGGTAATACCGATGAAGCTCTGTTTTCCGATCATGAAAAATCAGGGGCTCGATAGTGCCGTTTTCGACCACTTCGGTTCAGCGCCGCTGTATCTGGTCGTTGATTCCGAGTCGGAGCAGTTTTCCGTGCAGGAAAACTGCGACAAGGGGCATGCACACGGTGCCTGCAATCCTGCGCGTGCCGTGCAGGGATTGGGGGTGGACGGCATC encodes:
- a CDS encoding diguanylate cyclase, whose translation is MVEKQRQLETHIQDLTDLIGVARTVVSTLEIDQVLQTVLENARSFTGMPAGMLAVYNESSDRMILHVHTGLSSDVVRQECWPLQGKGDRLTQEAMSDFSIRYRSDITCTSEAVDDILRREGIRAVVCVPLAAHNKPVGILYLYDTKERQFKDRQLDLLALLASFAAMAIDNASLHSRTKLMALTDALTGLYNNRYFMQVFPHELIRARRYMKPLSLVMIDVDNFKKLNDTYGHPKGDQVLAAVGNILAGSLRAADFSFRYGGEEFTVVLPETRLEGAFMVAENLREKISKGVTPLLGRSAVQTVSVSLGVASYPSDGTTTDQILAHADHCLYQAKRQGKDRVHWESPLSAAGCLSPSA